One Herbaspirillum rubrisubalbicans genomic window carries:
- the fliO gene encoding flagellar biosynthetic protein FliO translates to MKRLDAVSRAVPASLASVLLLGGNLLSCAQAWAENAPASAAVTPAASTLPSSSGSVFTMLFGLVVVLAVMAGVAWLFKRFGLTQNFNGNAAAKVVGGVSVGTRERVMVIEVGEQWIVVGVAPGRVNALATLPRQELAAGQSGQGSGPSFANWLKHTMDKRNGGAGNGDRAGNDGSTS, encoded by the coding sequence ATGAAACGTCTTGACGCTGTATCCCGCGCCGTCCCAGCAAGCTTGGCATCGGTTCTACTGCTGGGCGGCAACCTGCTGAGCTGTGCCCAAGCCTGGGCCGAGAACGCTCCCGCCAGCGCGGCAGTCACACCCGCCGCCAGCACGCTCCCCTCTTCTTCCGGCAGTGTCTTCACCATGCTCTTCGGACTGGTGGTCGTACTGGCCGTGATGGCTGGCGTGGCCTGGCTCTTCAAACGCTTCGGCCTGACCCAGAACTTCAACGGCAATGCCGCCGCCAAGGTTGTCGGTGGCGTCTCGGTGGGCACGCGCGAAAGAGTGATGGTCATCGAGGTAGGTGAGCAGTGGATCGTGGTCGGGGTTGCTCCGGGTCGCGTCAACGCACTGGCCACCCTGCCGCGCCAGGAACTAGCCGCGGGACAGTCGGGCCAAGGCAGCGGACCGAGCTTCGCCAACTGGCTCAAGCACACCATGGACAAACGTAATGGCGGCGCCGGCAACGGCGACCGTGCGGGTAATGATGGCAGCACAAGCTAA
- the fliQ gene encoding flagellar biosynthesis protein FliQ, which produces MTPESVMTMGRQAMEVTLLIAAPMLITALLIGLVVSIFQAATQINEQTLAFIPKLVGVFLALIIAGPWMLTIILDYMRTMFSGIPAMVQ; this is translated from the coding sequence ATGACTCCCGAAAGCGTCATGACCATGGGCCGCCAGGCCATGGAAGTTACCCTCCTGATCGCCGCTCCCATGTTGATCACGGCCCTGCTCATCGGGCTGGTGGTGAGCATCTTCCAGGCCGCGACCCAGATCAATGAACAGACCCTGGCCTTCATCCCCAAGCTGGTGGGCGTGTTCCTGGCCCTGATCATCGCCGGGCCGTGGATGCTGACCATCATCCTCGACTACATGCGTACCATGTTCAGCGGCATCCCCGCCATGGTCCAGTAA
- the flgK gene encoding flagellar hook-associated protein FlgK, whose protein sequence is MATNIFSIGQSALQAAMAAQATTSHNISNATTPGYNRQEVVQSSAGGINYGYGFVGQGTQVTEIKRVYNDFLTKQALASQTSASSLDSYYAQISQINNMVADTKAGLSPALQDFFASVQNLASNPNTQASRQTVLSQASTLVARISAINDQLSQSSASVNSQITSTVTTINSYAQQIAQLNQAIVNAVGTGGGQQPNDLLDQRDQLVSELNKYVKITTVPQDTGAVSVFIGTGQSLVAGDQVTQLAVTNSPTDVSRLQVGQVLPGGGTATIPDSFFYDGGSLGGLLRYRTETLDPTQNALGRITIAMGTAFNQQQQLGLDQNGNPGTNMFNISSPNLIGYPTNTGTTDLKAVITDPSSLSTSDYTLTYDGTNYTFTRLSDNTKTVKAAADFPVTLDGVTYSNGAAAPGPFAPSIPSGNIYKIQPTANGAAAFSLALNNTQLLASAAPISTSANATNNVNASMPATNTGNAIISNTALDSTKFQQGSSVSFTASVSGSQVQLSAAWTGAAPVPTVTYTNPDGSTGTATGGAAFNYTPGMTISSGGVSFTLTGTPGTTAPDKFNFAPVAANKGTATINAGSVTPAYLTTTTPLTKPTTLTFNNTASPPVFNISPAVPAGGGTITHKDGTTTAIAGGASTLSYTAGDTYEISGVKFQISSQPANGDQFTIAANTNATSDNRNMLAMANLQTANTINGTSFQGSYSQLVATIGNKTNEINVTNTAEKTRLTAIQNQQQSDSGVNQDEELAHMIRNQQQYQAAAKIIQAASDMINALLSLGS, encoded by the coding sequence ATGGCAACTAACATCTTCAGTATCGGGCAAAGCGCGTTGCAGGCGGCTATGGCGGCGCAGGCCACCACCAGCCACAACATCTCCAACGCCACCACCCCCGGTTACAACCGTCAGGAAGTCGTGCAGAGCTCGGCCGGCGGCATCAACTATGGCTACGGCTTCGTCGGTCAGGGTACGCAAGTTACCGAGATCAAGCGCGTCTACAACGATTTCCTGACCAAGCAGGCACTGGCCTCGCAGACTTCGGCCAGTTCCTTGGATTCGTACTACGCGCAGATCTCGCAGATCAACAACATGGTGGCCGACACCAAGGCCGGGTTGTCGCCGGCTCTGCAGGATTTCTTCGCCTCGGTCCAGAACCTGGCGTCCAACCCGAATACCCAGGCTTCACGCCAGACGGTGCTGTCGCAGGCTTCGACGCTGGTGGCGCGCATCTCCGCCATCAATGACCAGCTGTCGCAGAGCAGTGCCAGCGTCAACAGCCAGATCACCTCGACGGTGACCACCATCAATTCCTATGCGCAGCAGATCGCCCAGCTGAACCAGGCCATCGTCAATGCCGTGGGTACCGGTGGCGGCCAGCAGCCCAATGATCTGCTGGACCAGCGCGACCAGTTGGTCTCCGAACTGAACAAGTATGTCAAGATCACCACGGTGCCACAGGATACCGGGGCAGTCAGCGTGTTCATCGGCACCGGGCAGTCGCTGGTCGCCGGCGACCAGGTCACGCAACTGGCGGTGACCAATTCGCCCACCGACGTGTCGCGCCTACAGGTCGGGCAGGTGCTACCGGGTGGCGGTACGGCCACCATCCCGGATAGCTTCTTCTATGATGGCGGCAGCCTGGGCGGCTTGTTGCGCTATCGTACCGAGACCCTGGACCCGACCCAGAATGCCTTGGGACGCATCACCATTGCCATGGGTACGGCCTTCAACCAGCAGCAGCAACTGGGCCTGGACCAGAATGGCAATCCCGGCACCAACATGTTCAACATCAGTTCGCCCAATCTGATCGGCTATCCGACCAATACCGGCACGACTGATCTGAAGGCCGTTATTACCGATCCGTCTTCGCTGTCCACCAGCGACTACACGTTGACCTACGACGGCACCAACTACACCTTCACGCGCCTGTCGGACAATACCAAGACCGTCAAGGCGGCCGCCGACTTCCCGGTGACGCTCGATGGCGTGACCTATTCCAACGGCGCGGCAGCGCCGGGTCCGTTCGCACCCAGCATCCCGAGCGGCAACATCTACAAGATCCAGCCGACCGCCAATGGTGCTGCGGCTTTCTCGCTGGCCCTGAACAATACTCAGTTGCTGGCGTCGGCCGCGCCGATCTCCACCTCGGCCAATGCCACCAACAACGTCAATGCCAGTATGCCGGCCACCAATACCGGCAACGCCATCATTTCCAATACGGCGCTGGATTCGACCAAGTTCCAACAGGGCTCCTCGGTGTCCTTCACCGCGTCGGTAAGCGGATCGCAGGTGCAACTGTCGGCGGCCTGGACCGGGGCTGCGCCGGTGCCTACGGTCACCTATACCAATCCAGATGGCTCCACCGGCACTGCCACCGGCGGCGCGGCCTTCAATTACACCCCGGGCATGACCATCAGCAGTGGCGGCGTGAGCTTCACACTGACCGGCACGCCCGGCACCACGGCACCGGACAAGTTCAACTTCGCCCCCGTGGCCGCCAACAAGGGGACGGCCACCATCAACGCCGGCTCGGTCACGCCCGCCTACCTGACCACCACCACGCCGCTGACCAAGCCGACCACGTTGACCTTCAACAATACGGCCTCGCCCCCGGTGTTCAACATCTCGCCGGCGGTGCCGGCCGGTGGTGGCACCATCACGCACAAGGATGGCACCACCACCGCCATCGCCGGTGGCGCCAGCACCTTGTCCTATACCGCAGGCGACACCTACGAGATCAGTGGCGTCAAGTTCCAGATCTCCAGCCAGCCCGCCAATGGTGACCAGTTCACCATCGCAGCCAATACCAACGCCACTTCGGACAACCGCAACATGTTGGCCATGGCCAACCTGCAGACGGCCAATACCATCAATGGCACCAGCTTCCAGGGTTCTTACTCGCAACTGGTGGCCACCATTGGTAACAAGACCAATGAGATCAACGTCACCAACACAGCCGAGAAGACGCGGCTGACGGCGATCCAGAACCAGCAACAGTCCGACTCCGGGGTCAACCAGGATGAAGAACTGGCCCACATGATCCGCAACCAGCAGCAATACCAGGCGGCCGCCAAGATCATCCAGGCCGCCAGCGACATGATCAATGCGCTGCTCAGCCTGGGTAGTTAA
- the fliN gene encoding flagellar motor switch protein FliN, with protein sequence MADENVAGAGAAEDDPWGAAMAEQTQAEEAQKKGEMEDEKGISAAPAMATVFKDLSAADIKTNTPNDIDFILDIPVQLTVELGRTKIAIKNLLQLAQGSVVELDGMAGEPMDVLVNGCLIAQGEVVVVNDKFGIRLTDIITPAERIRKLNR encoded by the coding sequence ATGGCTGATGAGAACGTAGCAGGCGCAGGCGCAGCGGAAGACGATCCGTGGGGCGCGGCCATGGCCGAACAGACCCAGGCCGAAGAAGCGCAGAAGAAGGGCGAGATGGAAGACGAGAAAGGCATCAGCGCGGCTCCCGCGATGGCCACCGTCTTCAAGGACTTGAGTGCCGCCGATATCAAGACCAATACCCCCAACGACATCGACTTCATCCTCGATATCCCGGTGCAGCTGACCGTGGAATTGGGTCGCACCAAGATCGCCATCAAGAACCTGCTGCAACTGGCGCAAGGTTCGGTGGTGGAACTGGATGGCATGGCCGGTGAACCGATGGACGTGCTGGTCAACGGCTGCCTGATCGCCCAGGGCGAAGTGGTGGTGGTCAACGACAAGTTCGGTATCCGCTTGACCGACATCATCACGCCGGCCGAACGCATCCGCAAGCTCAACCGCTGA
- the flgJ gene encoding flagellar assembly peptidoglycan hydrolase FlgJ, with product MLNKINPSNPTESLAVDANGLNGLREAAKQNSPEAIKGAAKQFEALFLNMVMKSMRDATPQNGPFDNEQTKMFTSMLDQQLSQSLAQRGVGLADVLTRQLSASLPKKLPDAQDLDGTGQPGEEGVPMGIPLVKDMSEADRAKFIQSFANQQAADSTNQDGRNNKQRRNSNKPAHVEAFQNRLQADAEIASKITGIPAKFMLAQAALETGWGKKEIITRDGRSAHNLFGIKATGNWTGKVVEATTIEYINGKPQKRVEKFRAYDSYADAFKDYANLLRSNPRYEKVLASAQDAHGFAYGLQRAGYATDPHYAEKLSRIIRQSLSA from the coding sequence ATGCTCAACAAGATCAACCCATCCAATCCGACCGAGAGTCTGGCCGTCGATGCGAATGGGCTGAATGGCCTGCGCGAGGCGGCCAAGCAGAACTCGCCGGAGGCCATCAAGGGCGCGGCCAAGCAGTTCGAGGCCTTGTTCCTGAACATGGTCATGAAGAGTATGCGTGATGCCACGCCGCAAAACGGTCCCTTCGACAACGAGCAGACCAAGATGTTTACCTCCATGCTGGACCAGCAGTTGAGCCAGAGCCTGGCCCAGCGCGGGGTCGGTCTGGCCGATGTGTTGACGCGCCAGCTCTCGGCCTCCTTGCCCAAGAAGTTGCCTGATGCCCAGGACCTGGATGGTACTGGGCAGCCAGGTGAAGAGGGCGTGCCCATGGGCATTCCGCTGGTCAAGGACATGAGCGAAGCCGACCGCGCCAAGTTCATCCAGAGTTTTGCCAACCAGCAGGCGGCTGACAGTACCAATCAGGATGGTCGCAACAACAAGCAGCGTCGCAACTCCAACAAGCCGGCTCACGTGGAAGCCTTCCAGAATCGCCTGCAGGCCGATGCCGAAATCGCCAGCAAGATCACTGGCATTCCGGCCAAGTTCATGCTGGCCCAGGCGGCGCTGGAAACCGGCTGGGGCAAGAAGGAAATCATCACCCGCGACGGCCGCTCGGCGCACAACCTGTTCGGCATCAAGGCCACCGGCAACTGGACCGGCAAGGTGGTCGAGGCCACCACCATCGAATACATCAACGGCAAGCCGCAAAAGCGCGTGGAAAAATTCCGCGCCTACGATTCCTACGCGGACGCCTTCAAGGATTACGCCAACTTGCTGCGCAGTAACCCGCGCTACGAGAAGGTGCTGGCCAGCGCCCAGGATGCCCATGGCTTCGCCTACGGCTTGCAGCGCGCCGGTTATGCGACCGACCCGCATTATGCGGAAAAGCTCTCGCGTATCATCCGTCAGTCGCTGTCGGCCTGA
- the fliP gene encoding flagellar type III secretion system pore protein FliP (The bacterial flagellar biogenesis protein FliP forms a type III secretion system (T3SS)-type pore required for flagellar assembly.) produces MAAQAKPQGTLSLLAQQAAALLRSRYWWLALLCLPLAASAQQGLPALNSMPAPGGGTNYSLPIQTMLFLTSLSFIPAALLMMTCFTRIVIVLSLLRQALGTQSTPPTQVLVGLSLFLTFFVMSPVFDRIYTEAYQPFAENKIQMMEALDKGAAPLKEFMLKQTRQSDLALYVKLSHGPALQGPEDVPLRLLVPAFVTSELKTSFQIGFAIFIPFLIIDMVVASILMSMGMMMMSPAIVSLPFKLMLFVLVDGWQLLIGSLAQSFY; encoded by the coding sequence ATGGCAGCACAAGCTAAGCCGCAAGGCACTCTTTCTCTCCTGGCCCAGCAGGCGGCAGCGCTCTTGCGCAGCCGCTACTGGTGGCTGGCACTGCTGTGCCTGCCGCTGGCCGCCTCGGCCCAGCAAGGCCTGCCGGCCTTGAACAGTATGCCCGCGCCAGGGGGTGGCACGAATTATTCGCTGCCGATCCAGACCATGCTGTTCCTCACTTCGCTGTCGTTCATTCCGGCGGCGTTGTTGATGATGACCTGTTTCACCCGCATCGTGATCGTGCTCTCGCTGCTGCGCCAGGCGCTGGGCACGCAGTCCACGCCGCCCACCCAGGTGTTGGTGGGACTGTCGCTGTTCCTGACCTTCTTCGTCATGAGCCCGGTGTTCGATCGCATCTATACCGAGGCTTACCAGCCCTTCGCCGAAAACAAGATCCAGATGATGGAAGCGCTGGACAAGGGCGCAGCCCCCCTCAAGGAATTCATGCTCAAGCAGACGCGCCAGTCCGATCTGGCGCTGTATGTGAAGCTATCTCACGGCCCTGCCCTGCAAGGCCCGGAGGACGTGCCTTTGCGCCTGCTGGTACCGGCCTTCGTCACCAGCGAACTGAAGACTTCTTTCCAGATCGGCTTTGCCATCTTCATCCCCTTCCTCATCATCGACATGGTGGTGGCCAGTATTCTGATGTCCATGGGCATGATGATGATGTCTCCGGCCATTGTCTCGCTCCCCTTCAAGCTGATGCTCTTCGTGCTGGTGGATGGATGGCAGTTGCTCATCGGCTCCCTGGCCCAGAGTTTCTACTAG
- a CDS encoding flagellar basal body P-ring protein FlgI → MDMIRMGGKLLSAAAVAALCLAAAVPANAERLKDLASIQGVRQNQLVGYGLVVGLDGSGDQTTQTPFTVQSVISMLQQLGVNVPTGTSSNMQLKNVAAAMVTATLPAFAQPGQLIDVTVSSIGNAKSIRGGTLLMAPLKGADGQIYAIAQGNIVIGGAGGSAAGSSTIINQLSAGRISGGATVERAVPSSLGGGDMVVLELNDNDFSTASRVVDALNKRFGSDTAVAQDGRVIRVRAPISSGDRVAFLGALENVDVTPGKLAAKVILNARTGSVVMNQSVMLETCAVSHGNLSVVIQADNAVSQPNALSGGQTAGVQNAQVSINKEPGKVMLLKGGASLADVVKALNAIGATPQDLLAILQAMKAAGSLRAELEVI, encoded by the coding sequence ATGGATATGATCAGGATGGGCGGCAAGCTGCTCTCGGCGGCTGCCGTGGCAGCCTTGTGCCTGGCTGCTGCCGTGCCGGCCAACGCCGAGCGGCTCAAGGACTTGGCCAGCATCCAGGGCGTGCGGCAGAACCAGCTGGTCGGTTACGGCCTGGTGGTGGGTCTCGATGGCAGTGGTGACCAGACCACCCAGACCCCCTTCACCGTGCAAAGCGTCATCAGCATGTTGCAGCAGTTGGGCGTGAACGTGCCCACCGGTACCAGCAGCAATATGCAGTTGAAGAACGTGGCGGCGGCCATGGTCACGGCGACCCTGCCGGCCTTCGCCCAGCCCGGTCAACTCATCGATGTGACGGTTTCTTCCATCGGTAACGCCAAGAGCATTCGCGGCGGCACTCTGTTGATGGCTCCTCTGAAGGGTGCTGACGGCCAGATCTATGCGATTGCCCAGGGCAACATCGTCATCGGTGGGGCCGGTGGTTCGGCCGCCGGTAGCAGTACCATCATCAACCAATTGTCGGCCGGTCGTATCTCTGGGGGCGCCACGGTAGAACGCGCCGTGCCCAGTTCGCTGGGTGGCGGTGACATGGTGGTGCTGGAACTGAACGACAACGATTTCTCTACTGCCAGCCGGGTGGTGGATGCCTTGAACAAGCGTTTCGGCAGCGATACTGCGGTGGCTCAGGATGGTCGCGTGATCCGCGTGCGCGCACCCATTTCCAGTGGCGACCGTGTGGCCTTCCTGGGGGCACTGGAAAACGTCGATGTCACCCCCGGCAAGCTGGCCGCCAAGGTGATCCTGAATGCCCGTACCGGCTCGGTGGTGATGAACCAGAGCGTGATGCTGGAGACTTGTGCGGTCTCGCACGGCAACCTGTCGGTGGTGATCCAGGCCGACAACGCGGTCAGCCAGCCCAATGCCTTGTCGGGTGGTCAGACAGCCGGGGTACAGAATGCCCAGGTCTCGATCAACAAGGAGCCGGGCAAGGTGATGCTGTTGAAGGGCGGTGCTTCGCTGGCCGATGTGGTCAAGGCGCTCAACGCTATCGGCGCCACGCCCCAGGATTTGCTGGCGATCCTGCAAGCCATGAAGGCGGCCGGTTCGCTGCGCGCCGAACTGGAAGTGATCTGA
- the flgG gene encoding flagellar basal-body rod protein FlgG, with amino-acid sequence MIRSLWISKTGLDAQQTQLDVISNNLANVSTNGFKRSRAVFEDLLYQTVRQPGAQSSQQTQLPSGLQIGTGVRPVATERIFTQGNVNQTNNDKDLAIQGNGFFQILLPDGTTAYTRDGSFQTDNQGQLVTSSGYTLQPPITVPLNTTKLTVGRDGTVSIMQAGSTATTQIGTIQVATFINPAGLESRGENLYVETAASGTPNPNTPGTNGAGALWQGYVETSNVNVVEELVNMIQTQRAYEINSKAITTSDQMLAKISQL; translated from the coding sequence ATGATTCGTTCCCTGTGGATTTCCAAGACTGGCCTGGATGCGCAACAGACGCAACTGGACGTGATCTCCAACAACCTGGCCAACGTCAGCACCAACGGTTTCAAGCGTTCGCGCGCCGTCTTCGAAGACCTGCTGTACCAGACCGTGCGTCAACCCGGTGCCCAGTCCTCGCAGCAGACGCAATTGCCCTCGGGCCTGCAGATCGGCACCGGCGTGCGTCCGGTGGCAACCGAACGCATCTTCACCCAAGGCAACGTCAACCAGACCAACAATGACAAGGATCTGGCGATCCAGGGCAATGGTTTCTTCCAGATCCTGCTGCCGGACGGCACCACCGCCTATACCCGCGACGGTTCCTTCCAGACCGATAATCAGGGCCAACTGGTGACCTCCAGCGGCTACACCCTGCAGCCACCGATCACCGTGCCGCTCAATACCACCAAGCTGACCGTGGGCCGTGATGGTACGGTCTCGATCATGCAGGCCGGTTCGACCGCCACCACCCAGATCGGTACGATCCAGGTCGCCACCTTCATCAACCCGGCTGGCCTGGAAAGCCGTGGTGAAAACCTGTACGTGGAAACCGCCGCCTCCGGCACGCCCAACCCCAACACCCCGGGCACCAACGGTGCCGGCGCGCTGTGGCAGGGTTACGTGGAAACCTCCAACGTCAACGTGGTGGAAGAACTGGTCAATATGATCCAGACCCAGCGCGCCTACGAAATCAACAGCAAGGCCATCACCACTTCCGACCAGATGCTGGCCAAGATTTCGCAGCTCTGA
- the flgL gene encoding flagellar hook-associated protein FlgL: MRISTQMLYQSSNNDMTSMQSQILKLTQQVTAQQKVLLPSDDPVAAARALDMVQTSALNDQYKTNRQNANSALATVQGTLDSLTNMLTKLKSNVITAGNASYSNAERINMAAEIKGNLNEVMGYANAQDGQGNYIFAGFKSSTQPFTLDGTGGVVYNGDQGAMTLQVDSTRQMDISASGQAIFQGNGQDIFKTMTNLINVLSVPVTEAANNADTAAANAFVYPAGSGQTPIAAYKTAQAALDALKPDDPTYQAQFTATAALKLQSDAADAARTPVVGSQAALSRSLAQFNTQIDSISSSVSTVKASIGARQNELDNLDAAGLVNNENYTQTINNLLGRNLSDTSELISDLTLKQTYLSAAQKVFVTTSGLTLLNYLK; the protein is encoded by the coding sequence ATGCGTATTAGCACCCAGATGCTCTATCAATCGAGCAACAATGACATGACCTCGATGCAGAGCCAGATCCTCAAGCTGACCCAGCAGGTGACGGCGCAGCAGAAGGTGTTGCTGCCCTCGGACGATCCGGTGGCTGCCGCGCGCGCCCTGGACATGGTGCAGACCTCGGCTCTGAACGACCAGTACAAGACCAATCGCCAGAATGCCAACAGTGCCTTGGCGACCGTGCAGGGGACCCTGGACAGCCTGACCAACATGCTGACCAAGCTGAAGTCCAACGTGATCACGGCTGGCAATGCCTCGTATTCCAATGCCGAGCGCATCAACATGGCCGCCGAGATCAAGGGCAACCTCAATGAAGTGATGGGCTATGCCAATGCCCAGGACGGACAGGGCAACTACATCTTCGCCGGTTTCAAGAGCTCTACCCAGCCCTTTACGCTGGATGGCACCGGTGGCGTGGTCTACAACGGTGACCAGGGCGCCATGACGCTGCAGGTGGACTCGACCCGCCAGATGGATATCAGCGCTTCCGGTCAGGCCATCTTCCAGGGCAATGGTCAGGATATCTTCAAGACCATGACCAACCTGATCAACGTGCTGTCGGTGCCGGTGACCGAAGCGGCCAACAATGCCGATACTGCCGCAGCCAATGCCTTCGTCTATCCCGCAGGCAGCGGCCAGACCCCGATTGCCGCCTACAAGACGGCCCAGGCTGCACTGGACGCCTTGAAGCCGGATGATCCGACCTACCAGGCCCAGTTCACGGCCACGGCCGCGCTCAAGTTGCAATCCGATGCCGCCGATGCAGCGCGTACCCCGGTGGTAGGCAGCCAGGCAGCTCTGTCGCGCAGCCTGGCCCAGTTCAATACCCAGATCGATTCGATTTCCAGCAGCGTCTCTACGGTCAAGGCTTCCATCGGTGCACGCCAGAACGAGCTGGATAACCTCGATGCAGCCGGTCTGGTCAACAATGAAAACTACACCCAGACCATCAACAACCTGCTGGGCCGTAATCTCTCCGATACCAGTGAGCTCATCAGCGACCTGACCTTGAAGCAGACCTATCTGTCGGCAGCACAAAAGGTGTTCGTCACCACCAGCGGCCTGACCCTGCTCAATTATCTGAAGTAA
- the fliR gene encoding flagellar biosynthetic protein FliR, with product MLTFSSQQLYAWVAMFIWPTTRILGLLSIAPPFGSASVPMLVKVLLGIAIGAVLAPDVPVPPAIDPMSMTGLLILLQQLLIGLSMGFAMRVVFAAVEAAGELTSSTMGLSFAAFFDPQTQGRTAAISQVFSLLATMVFLSLNGHLMLLQVMAESFHTLPITGVPVTTEGFHQLGLWGAKIFSMGVQLSLPLLIALLITNFALGILTRAAPQLNLFGIGFSITMLAGFVLIAFTLPYMLTPLQRFLADGIEMVRLLGSVPPVNVLPKP from the coding sequence ATGCTCACCTTCTCCAGCCAGCAGCTCTACGCCTGGGTCGCCATGTTCATCTGGCCGACCACACGCATTCTCGGGCTGCTGTCCATCGCCCCTCCCTTCGGTAGCGCCAGCGTTCCGATGCTGGTAAAGGTCTTGCTGGGCATTGCCATTGGTGCGGTGCTGGCACCGGACGTGCCGGTGCCACCGGCGATTGATCCGATGTCGATGACGGGCTTGTTGATCCTGCTGCAGCAGTTGTTGATCGGCCTGTCCATGGGCTTTGCCATGCGTGTGGTGTTTGCCGCCGTGGAGGCCGCCGGCGAATTGACCAGTTCCACCATGGGCCTGTCGTTTGCCGCCTTCTTCGACCCCCAGACCCAAGGGCGCACGGCGGCCATCAGCCAGGTCTTTTCGCTGCTGGCCACCATGGTCTTCCTGAGTCTGAACGGCCACCTGATGTTGCTACAGGTGATGGCCGAGAGCTTCCATACCCTGCCCATCACCGGCGTTCCTGTCACCACCGAAGGCTTCCACCAGCTCGGCCTGTGGGGCGCCAAGATCTTCAGCATGGGGGTGCAGTTGTCGCTGCCCTTGCTGATCGCCCTGCTCATCACCAACTTCGCCCTGGGTATCCTCACGCGTGCGGCGCCCCAGTTGAACCTGTTCGGAATCGGTTTTTCGATCACCATGCTGGCTGGCTTCGTCCTGATCGCCTTTACCCTGCCCTATATGCTCACGCCCCTGCAACGCTTCCTGGCCGATGGCATAGAAATGGTCCGACTGCTGGGCAGCGTACCGCCGGTCAATGTCTTGCCCAAGCCTTGA
- a CDS encoding flagellar basal body L-ring protein FlgH produces the protein MKNTLKLATIAGVLAVTGCTTVPDSIVTGPKTARPQPASYAPPTSGAIFQSAVYRPLLEDRRARLVGDTLTIVINEKTSAGKSAASSASKTGAVASPAPTIFGTSIKELSANGSSSAKFDDKGATTSSNTFTGTIGVTVVEVLPNGNLVVSGEKQVALDKGVEYVRFSGTVSPDNIQTGNTVSSTLVADAKVEYRTNTRVDMADFMSSLGRFFFSVSPF, from the coding sequence ATGAAGAACACGCTGAAATTGGCCACCATCGCGGGGGTATTGGCTGTCACCGGTTGCACCACCGTGCCCGACAGCATCGTGACCGGTCCCAAGACGGCGCGTCCGCAGCCGGCTTCCTACGCCCCGCCGACCTCGGGTGCGATCTTCCAGTCGGCGGTCTATCGTCCGTTGCTGGAAGACCGTCGTGCGCGCCTGGTGGGCGACACCTTGACCATCGTCATCAACGAGAAGACCAGTGCCGGCAAGTCAGCCGCCAGCTCGGCCAGCAAGACCGGTGCCGTGGCTTCGCCGGCACCGACTATCTTCGGTACCTCGATCAAGGAACTGTCGGCCAATGGCAGTTCCTCGGCCAAGTTCGACGACAAGGGCGCCACCACCTCCAGCAACACCTTCACCGGCACCATTGGCGTGACCGTGGTGGAAGTGCTGCCCAATGGCAACCTGGTGGTCTCGGGTGAAAAGCAGGTGGCGCTGGACAAGGGCGTGGAATACGTACGCTTCTCCGGTACCGTCAGCCCCGACAACATCCAGACCGGCAATACCGTTTCCTCCACCCTGGTGGCAGACGCCAAGGTGGAATACCGTACCAACACCCGGGTGGACATGGCTGACTTCATGTCTTCGCTGGGCCGATTCTTCTTCAGCGTTTCTCCTTTCTGA